In Bactrocera oleae isolate idBacOlea1 chromosome 3, idBacOlea1, whole genome shotgun sequence, a genomic segment contains:
- the LOC106622847 gene encoding uncharacterized protein isoform X1, giving the protein MRAQKDYTMLLFFDVIYLILFIACSSAKVNDEYEYQTPIEKRIKSSLSTICVEIKPSHSQEDPYLICKGNDRNFKSMSVYEQAKNNYVARQPFLHFENVQFNINKENSWPEDKKNCQYKVLFNQNPSQQSNFVNRYTQPTHSNSETTTPRLNSYRDDQRLPTSMPFILSTVEYKEDNKIPSRQYNSNNKYLKKSKVDEDAIALCDLNQSNYDYFTNFGTKNLESEKWDFNLANDNSADSLQYLLNAPIPGPEIKMASPTVVKELPLVNDAIQSAVIPRDNPYEWKRKYSDENRLELDWTGIQLNSEAGSFPQPLPESYREKQIFKNTLTFSLDKIMQEFYNSFYDTPVLTISHSEEITSIACQQIFSEISNPNKQYSAESIQNEVPHTIQWIQSIQEGQCDDFRKESNSVSEAPSNRCCKVCPPETGFTLPPIIITLTCYNPSSEHILPDSLSCYRYLPPTYNRPPYERLVCENQYFKQLETKDLVGSSYNLLFHIFQPKLFPYFSMIPRLCGLLGPASALLPTSHVADTFRAHGIFRSTTPIPEISRSNPLTYASQPALTEFPLSNFPNYLRPHIEDATVAVQLDNMQTTTLPMTTSLAGSSDVDPSISVKSIEDLQNSTFQSQSQIRNFKTAKPIAITQASITEDWNRAGEESTKKFLTIIEKARRLHFRHKINSN; this is encoded by the exons ATGAGGGCGCAGAAAGACTATactatgttattatttttcgaCGTGATTTATTTGATCCTGTTTATAGCGTGTAGCAGTGCTAAAGTGAATGATGAATATGAATATCAAACACCTAttgaaaaaagaataaaaagttCATTGAGTACAATTTGTGTTGAAATAAAACCTAGTCACTCACAAGAGGATCCATATCTTATATGTAAAG gCAACGATCGCAACTTCAAATCCATGTCCGTATATGAACAAGCTAAAAATAACTATGTTGCACGACAACCCTTCCTTCACTTTGAAAATGTAcaattcaatataaataaagaaaattcttGGCCTGAAGATAAAAAGAACTGCCAATATAAGGTTTTATTTAACCAAAATCCTTCTCAACAATCGAACTTCGTTAATAGATATACGCAGCCAACTCATTCTAATTCAGAAACCACTACACCTCGCTTGAATTCTTATCGGGATGATCAAAGATTACCAACATCGATGCCATTCATATTAAGCACAGTTGAATACAAAGAGGACAATAAAATACCATCAAGACAATATAATtctaacaataaatatttgaaaaagagtAAGGTAGACGAAGATGCTATTGCACTATGTGATCTTAATCAATCAAATTATGACTATTTTACTAACTTCGGTACAAAGAATTTAGAGTCTGAGAAATGGGATTTTAACCTTGCAAATGATAATTCTGCTGActctttacaatatttattaaatgcacCTATCCCAGGGCCAGAGATTAAAATGGCTTCGCCAACCGTCGTAAAAGAATTACCATTAGTTAATGACGCTATTCAAAGTGCAGTTATTCCGAGAGACAACCCATATGAatggaaaagaaaatattctgATGAAAATAGATTGGAACTGGATTGGACTGGAATACAATTAAATTCAGAAGCTGGTAGCTTTCCTCAGCCATTGCCGGAATCATATAgagaaaagcaaatatttaaaaacacattGACATTTAGTTTGGATAAGATTATGCAGGAATTTTATAATTCATTCTATGATACCCCAGTATTAACAATTTCACATTCAGAAGAAATTACTAGTATTGCTTGCCAACAAATATTTAGTGAAATAAGTAACCCAAACAAACAATATTCAGCAGAAAGCATTCAAAATGAAGTACCGCATACTATCCAATGGATTCAGAGTATACAGGAAGGTCAATGTGATGATTTCCGAAAAGAATCAAATTCTGTCTCAGAAGCACCTTCGAATCGATGTTGTAAAGTTTGTCCACCTGAAACGGGGTTCACTTTACCACCAATCATTATTACTCTGACATGTTATAATCCTTCATCTGAACATATACTTCCGGATTCATTGTCTTGTTATAGATATCTACCACCAACGTACAATAGGCCGCCTTATGAAAGGTTGGTTTGCGAAAATCAGTATTTCAAACAGCTAGAAACCAAAGATTTAGTCGGATCCTCTTATAAtctattatttcatatttttcaaccAAAATTGTTTCCTTATTTTAGTATGATACCACGATTATGTGGCTTACTAGGTCCAGCAAGTGCATTATTGCCAACATCACATGTCGCGGACACATTTCGCGCTCACGGGATATTTCGGAGTACAACACCCATACCAGAAATTTCGCGATCAAATCCATTAACATATGCATCCCAGCCAGCATTGACGGAGTTCCCACTAAGCAATTTTCCTAATTATTTACGTCCACATATTGAGGACGCTACCGTAGCAGTACAATTAGATAATATGCAAACAACAACATTGCCTATGACCACATCTTTAGCTGGGTCTTCGGATGTAGATCCCTCAATATCAGTAAAATCAATTGAGGATTTACAAAACTCCACATTTCAAAGTCAAAgtcaaattagaaattttaaaacagcTAAACCTATTGCGATAACGCAGGCGTCGATAACCGAAGATTGGAATCGAGCTGGGGAGGAGTcgactaaaaaatttttaactattattGAAAAAGCTCGACGCCTACATTTCCGGCACAagattaattcgaattga
- the LOC106622847 gene encoding uncharacterized protein isoform X2 has product MRAQKDYTMLLFFDVIYLILFIACSSAKVNDEYEYQTPIEKRIKSSLSTICVEIKPSHSQEDPYLICKGGKLPGFVQVPYTKNNIFLGNDRNFKSMSVYEQAKNNYVARQPFLHFENVQFNINKENSWPEDKKNCQYKVLFNQNPSQQSNFVNRYTQPTHSNSETTTPRLNSYRDDQRLPTSMPFILSTVEYKEDNKIPSRQYNSNNKYLKKSKVDEDAIALCDLNQSNYDYFTNFGTKNLESEKWDFNLANDNSADSLQYLLNAPIPGPEIKMASPTVVKELPLVNDAIQSAVIPRDNPYEWKRKYSDENRLELDWTGIQLNSEAGSFPQPLPESYREKQIFKNTLTFSLDKIMQEFYNSFYDTPVLTISHSEEITSIACQQIFSEISNPNKQYSAESIQNEVPHTIQWIQSIQEGQCDDFRKESNSVSEAPSNRCCKVCPPETGFTLPPIIITLTCYNPSSEHILPDSLSCYRYLPPTYNRPPYESMIPRLCGLLGPASALLPTSHVADTFRAHGIFRSTTPIPEISRSNPLTYASQPALTEFPLSNFPNYLRPHIEDATVAVQLDNMQTTTLPMTTSLAGSSDVDPSISVKSIEDLQNSTFQSQSQIRNFKTAKPIAITQASITEDWNRAGEESTKKFLTIIEKARRLHFRHKINSN; this is encoded by the exons ATGAGGGCGCAGAAAGACTATactatgttattatttttcgaCGTGATTTATTTGATCCTGTTTATAGCGTGTAGCAGTGCTAAAGTGAATGATGAATATGAATATCAAACACCTAttgaaaaaagaataaaaagttCATTGAGTACAATTTGTGTTGAAATAAAACCTAGTCACTCACAAGAGGATCCATATCTTATATGTAAAGGTGGAAAACTTCCCGGATTTGTACAAGTACcatatactaaaaataatattttcttaggCAACGATCGCAACTTCAAATCCATGTCCGTATATGAACAAGCTAAAAATAACTATGTTGCACGACAACCCTTCCTTCACTTTGAAAATGTAcaattcaatataaataaagaaaattcttGGCCTGAAGATAAAAAGAACTGCCAATATAAGGTTTTATTTAACCAAAATCCTTCTCAACAATCGAACTTCGTTAATAGATATACGCAGCCAACTCATTCTAATTCAGAAACCACTACACCTCGCTTGAATTCTTATCGGGATGATCAAAGATTACCAACATCGATGCCATTCATATTAAGCACAGTTGAATACAAAGAGGACAATAAAATACCATCAAGACAATATAATtctaacaataaatatttgaaaaagagtAAGGTAGACGAAGATGCTATTGCACTATGTGATCTTAATCAATCAAATTATGACTATTTTACTAACTTCGGTACAAAGAATTTAGAGTCTGAGAAATGGGATTTTAACCTTGCAAATGATAATTCTGCTGActctttacaatatttattaaatgcacCTATCCCAGGGCCAGAGATTAAAATGGCTTCGCCAACCGTCGTAAAAGAATTACCATTAGTTAATGACGCTATTCAAAGTGCAGTTATTCCGAGAGACAACCCATATGAatggaaaagaaaatattctgATGAAAATAGATTGGAACTGGATTGGACTGGAATACAATTAAATTCAGAAGCTGGTAGCTTTCCTCAGCCATTGCCGGAATCATATAgagaaaagcaaatatttaaaaacacattGACATTTAGTTTGGATAAGATTATGCAGGAATTTTATAATTCATTCTATGATACCCCAGTATTAACAATTTCACATTCAGAAGAAATTACTAGTATTGCTTGCCAACAAATATTTAGTGAAATAAGTAACCCAAACAAACAATATTCAGCAGAAAGCATTCAAAATGAAGTACCGCATACTATCCAATGGATTCAGAGTATACAGGAAGGTCAATGTGATGATTTCCGAAAAGAATCAAATTCTGTCTCAGAAGCACCTTCGAATCGATGTTGTAAAGTTTGTCCACCTGAAACGGGGTTCACTTTACCACCAATCATTATTACTCTGACATGTTATAATCCTTCATCTGAACATATACTTCCGGATTCATTGTCTTGTTATAGATATCTACCACCAACGTACAATAGGCCGCCTTATGAAAG TATGATACCACGATTATGTGGCTTACTAGGTCCAGCAAGTGCATTATTGCCAACATCACATGTCGCGGACACATTTCGCGCTCACGGGATATTTCGGAGTACAACACCCATACCAGAAATTTCGCGATCAAATCCATTAACATATGCATCCCAGCCAGCATTGACGGAGTTCCCACTAAGCAATTTTCCTAATTATTTACGTCCACATATTGAGGACGCTACCGTAGCAGTACAATTAGATAATATGCAAACAACAACATTGCCTATGACCACATCTTTAGCTGGGTCTTCGGATGTAGATCCCTCAATATCAGTAAAATCAATTGAGGATTTACAAAACTCCACATTTCAAAGTCAAAgtcaaattagaaattttaaaacagcTAAACCTATTGCGATAACGCAGGCGTCGATAACCGAAGATTGGAATCGAGCTGGGGAGGAGTcgactaaaaaatttttaactattattGAAAAAGCTCGACGCCTACATTTCCGGCACAagattaattcgaattga